The segment TTTTACGGACTGTTCAGCCAGTCGCAGCACATCCTGTTCATGCTGCATCGCCTGGCGATAGTGAAGAGCAAAGGCCATGCCCTTAACTTCCAGCTGGGTGCCCGGCCAGGCGGCCATCGCATCCTGCAGTTCTGTCCTGAGTGCCTGCTCGACCTCAACGGGCAGGCTGATGCGCTGCAGCTGCCCTTCCGCATTACGGCGTTCAGCGCCGTGCACGCCCGCCGCCGGCCCCTGCCATGGCGCGGCCAGCGCATCGAGTTGTGTAATGGGTCTGCCGGAAACCAGCGCAAGTGCGCCCTGCGCATGGGCAGAAAGTTGCTGGAGTTGGGCGATAACCTGCTCAGGAATAAAGACCGCTTCGGGACGGGACTGAATTGCTGCCAGCGTTCCATCGACATCAAAAAAGAAGGCGTACTCTCCGCCCGCTAATGTCGGGTAACTGGGATGGGGGTCTGCCACCTGGTTCACGTCACTTCTCCTGAAATCGTATTAAATAAATCATTGAGTTAAAACAAGAATGTCCTGACGCAGTCAGGTCAGCAAGCGGGAAATTCTGAAAGGCGGTGATTGAGGGGTAAAACGTGGTACTTGGATAGATCACTCTCCTCAAACGTGCAAACGCGTTGCTGACAATACTGGCTAACTGAGAACACCTTTGCATTAAGTGTAGTCATTGACAGGGGTTACGCCAGAAATATGCAGTTTTTATGCCAGCCGCTGCGGTTAAATAAGCAGAAAATCGCTCCGTCAGCATGCGCTCTTTCAGAGGATGCCGCCGGTTCCGGTCCGCCAATGGCTGGAGTTCATTCTGTGCAGCGGGCTGTCCAGCAGGCCGCGCTCAATCCTTAAGGCTCTTAAGGTATTCCTAATATTGAAAGCGCACTCTCATGACACTTTTATTATTCTGGTTTCTGCTCACATGGCGTTTACCCTTAAAAGGCCGCTGATTAGCCGCCTCAGCTTGCTGATCGTCGCTGCGATCTACATCGCAGTATGTCTGAACATCGCCTATTACCGGCAGGTGCTGGCGGTGATGCCGCTGGATAGCCTTCGCACCACGCTGGTATTTTTATCGATGCCGCTGGTCGCCTTCAGCGTCATCAATATCGTGCTTACCCTGGCCTCATTTCTCTGGCTGGACAGGCTGCTGGCCGCCCTGTTTATCCTGGTCTCCGCCTCGGCGCAGTTCTTTATTCAGACCTATCACATCGTGATCGATCGCTCGATGATCACCAATATGATGGATACCACGGCGTCAGAAACCTTTGCACTCATCACGCCGCAGCTGATTTTTACGCTGCTGACCTCTGGCGTGCTGATGGCCCTGCTGGTGTTCTGGCCACGGGTGAAACGGCAGCAGTGGCGCGGGATGCTGGTACGCCTGCTCAGCGTGGTACTTTCGGCTGCGCTGATCGTGCTGGTCGCCCTGCTCTTCTACAAAGATTACGCCTCGCTGTTCCGCAACAACCGTGAACTGGTAAAAGCACTGAGTCCGTCGAACAGCATCGCCGCGACGCTCTCCTGGTATAAGCATCAGGAGTTGCAGAACGTACCGCTGGTGCGCATCGGTGAAGATGCGCATCTGCTGCCCGATCACAGCACAGGTAAACCTCAGCTCACCATTCTGGTGCTGGGCGAGACCTCGCGCGCGCAGAACTTCTCGCTGGGCGGTTATGCGCGGCTGACCAACCCTCTGCTGGCGAAAGATGATGTGATCTACTTCCCGCACACCACCTCCTGCGGCACGGCGACCGCAGTGTCGGTGCCCTGCATGTTCTCCAACATGCCGCGCGCCCACTACGACGATGTGCTGGCCGCCCATCAGGAGGGGCTGCTGGATGTGATTCAGCGTGCCGGGATCCGCGTGTTGTGGAATGAGAATGACGGGGGCTGTAAAGGCGCCTGCGATCGGGTTCCGCATCAGGATATGACCAGCCTGAATCTGCCCGGCATGTGTATCGATGGCGAATGCTATGACGATGTCCTGTTCCACGGTCTGGAGACGTACATCAGCCAGCTGAAGGGCAACGCGGTGATTGTGCTGCACACGATTGGCAGCCACGGGCCGACTTACAGCCATCGCTATCCGCCGCAGCTGCGTCAGTTTGCCCCGACCTGTGACACCAATCAGATTCAGGATTGCTCGCAGCAGCAGCTCATCAACACCTATGACAATACGATATTAAACGTGGATCACATTGTTGATAAGGCCATCGGCATCCTGCGTGCGCATCAGGATCGCTTTACCACCAGCCTGGTCTATCTTTCTGATCACGGGGAATCGCTGGGCGAAAATGGTGCCTATCTGCATGGCCTGCCCTACGCTATCGCCCCGGACACGCAGAAACATGTCCCGCTGCTGCTCTGGCTGTCACAGGATTATCAGCAACGTTTCGCGGTTAACCGCAGCTGTCTGAACAAACTGGCCGCGACAGACGATTTCTCTCAGGATAATCTGTTTTCCACTCTGCTGGGATTAACCGGCACCGCAACCCACGAATATGTGCCTGCGGATGATATTTTGACATCGTGTCGGAGCCAACCTTAATGAAGATACTGATTGTTGAAGATGACGCCCTGCTGCTGCAGGGGTTGATGCTGGCGCTGGAAGGTGAAGGCTATGTCTGCGACGGCGTGTCGCGGGTGCGCGATGCCGAGGCGCACTTTGCCAGCGGCCTCTACAGTCTGGTGGTGCTGGATCTGGGTCTGCCCGACGAAGATGGGCTCCATTTCCTGATCCGTCTGCGGCGGCAGAAGAAGATGACGCCGGTGCTGATCCTGACCGCGCGCGACACCATCAGTGAGCGCATCGCCGGACTTGACGCAGGCGCTGACGACTATCTGATTAAACCGTTTTCGCTGGATGAACTGCTGGCGCGGATCCGCGCCCTGATCCGTCGTAACGTCAATCAGGGTGACACTCAGGTGAGAGTGGGCGCACTGGCGCTGGATATGACGCATCGTCAGATCTCGCTCAGCGATGTGTTACTGGACCTGACGCCTAAAGAGTTCGCGATTCTGTCACGCCTGATGCTCAAGGCCGGCAATCCGGTGCACCGCGAAATTCTCTATCAGGATATCTACAACTGGGAAACTGAGCCTTCGACCAATACCCTGGAAGTGCATATCCATAATCTGCGCGACAAGATTGGCAAAAGCGCCATCCGCACCGTGCGCGGCTTTGGTTATGCGCTGGTCACGCAGGATGCGCTTCGTGAGGCAACATGATAAGACGTTTCGATCATCGCAGTATGCGCTTTCGCCTTATTCTGACCATTGGCCTGATCCTGCTGGTGTTCCAGGTGATCAGCGTGGTCTGGCTCTGGCACGAGAGTAAAGAGCAGATTCAGTTTCTGGTGGAAGCGCATCTGCAGAAGCGCAATATGGACAGTAACGTCGAGCGCGAAGTCCGCGAAGCCGTGGCCAGCCTGGCGGTGCCGAGTCTGGTGATGATCACCCTGACCCTGCTGCTCTGCTATCAGGCGGTGAAATGGATCACCCGGCCGCTTTATCGCCTGCAGAGAGAACTGGAAAGCCGCAGCGAAGAGAATCTCGACCCGGTGGCCTGCCACAGCCAGGTACAGGAGATCGATGCGGTGACGCAGGCGATCAATCAGCTGGTGGCCCGTCTCAACAGCAGCCTGGAGCGCGAGCGCCTCTTTACCGCCGATGTGGCGCATGAGTTACGCACCCCGCTGGCCGGTCTGCGCCTGCATCTGGAGTTAATCGAACGTCACAGCGATGTCAAAGTTCAGCCGCTGGTTCAGCGACTGGATCAGATGACCCACAGCGTGTCACAGCTGCTGAGTCTGGCGCGCGCCGGACAGTCATTTACCTCCGGCACCTATCAGAACGTGGGGCTGATTGAAGATGTGATTCTGCCGATGGAGGCGGAGCTGAGCATCATGCTGGAGGCGCATCAGCAGACGCTGCTGCTCGATCTGCCGCAGGAGCATTTTGTACGGGGTGATGCGACGCTGCTGAAGATGCTGCTGCGGAATCTGGTGGAGAATGCCCATCGCTACAGCCCGGAGAACAGCACCATCAGTGTGCATCTGCTCGCGTCACCGCAGCCGATGATGGTGGTGGAAGATCAGGGACCGGGGATCGATGAGAGTAAAAGTGGCGAACTGAGCAAAGCTTTTATCCGGATGGATAGCCGCTATGGCGGGATAGGTCTCGGGCTGAGCATCGTCAGCCGCATCGTCCAGTTACACCGGTTTAAGTTTTTCCTGGAGAACCGTCGCGATCAAAGCGGCTGTCGGGCCGTGGTCCGGTTTTAGGCGCTGAACCAGGCCGAGAGAAACAGAACGACCGTCGCGGCGGCAATCAGCAGTGCAGCATATTCGCTGACCGGACGCGGGGTGGTAACAGGCAGGTCAGCAGAGACAGTTTTCATGGCATCCTCCTCAGTTGGAGCAGGCAGTATCGCGACTGCATATTAAGGAAACCTTAAGCTCAGGATGCTGCCGCGAAAATGGCGGTAAACCGTCCGTCTAACCCGCCACCCGCCTGCTGCATCCGCAGCGTGCTCTACACTTAATGGCTACGTTCCGTTGACGGAGTGACGCTATGAGCCCGCGCATGCACAAATATGCTTTTCCGGTCAGTAAAGCCCGCAAATATCTGGAACCTGGTCCGGTGCTGCTGCTCAGTTCGCAGTATCAGGATCACCATGACATCATGACCCTCGGCTGGCACACCGTGCTGGAATTTTCGCCCTCCCTCGTCGGCTGTATGATCGCGGGGGTGAATCACAGCCATGAGCTGATCCGCCACAGCGGCCAGTGTGTCCTGAATATCCCCTCCGCCTCGCTGATTAATGAAGTGGTTGCCATCGGCAACAGCCACGGCGATCGGCTGGATAAATTCAGCGCCTTTAACCTGACGCCGGAACCGGCCCAGGTGGTGAACGCGCCGATGATCGCCGAATGTTTTGCCAGCTTCGAATGTCAGCTCTATGACGACGCGATGGTGGACCGCTATAACCTGTTTGTTTTTGAAATTGTCAAAGCACATGTCGCTGAACAGCCGGAGTACCCCGCGACCCTGCACTACACCGGCGAAGGCCGGTTCAGCGTGATGGGCGATAAAATGCTGGATAAGAGCGGCGATTTTAAACCTGAGATGCTGTTTTAGTTGAAAGCCCGTTATCCCGCCCCCATTCAACTCTTTCGACCTGACAGGAGTAAAATATTATGGCAATCGAATATGCAGTGATCGCAGGTGGCTGTTTCTGGTGCACCGAAGCCGTGTTTAAGGATGTGATTGGCGTTGAGTCAGTGGAAAGTGGCTATACCGGCGGCGCCCGGCCTAATCCTACCTATGAGCAGGTCTGCAGCGGCGCCACCGGTCATGCCGAAGCGATTCGTATTGGCTTTGACCCGGAGAAAGTGAGCTTCGGCGATCTGCTGGATATCAGCTTCGTAACGCATGATCCGACGCAGCTTAACCGTCAGGGTAACGATATCGGCACGCAGTATCGCTCGGCGATTTTTCCGGCCAATGCCGAACAGGAAGCGGAAGCACGCGCCGCCATTGCACGCGCCCAGGCTGACCATGAGGTGCCGATAGTCACCACCATTGAGCCGCTGAAAGAGTGGTATCCTGCCGAAGCCTATCACCAGGATTACTGGGAAGGTGCAGGCCAGCGCAACGGCTACTGCATGGCGGTGATCCCGCCCAAGCTGCAGAAACTGCGTAAAAGTTTCGCTAACCGCGTAAAAAGCTGATTCACCGGGGGGACATCGTGCGGTCAGTTACGCCGCGGATGTCGCCCTCATGCGATCTTTATCGCTGGCCTGGACCGCGTAACGCTGAAGATTTCGGCAGAGAAAGGCGTATAAATCGGCGGTTTTGCAGTGTGGCAAATCGATTCGTACAGAGCTTAAGCGAATAGATCAAAAGAAAAAAATAGTGCTTGACCGTTTTCAGCCGACTCCCTATAGTAGCGCCCCGTTGACCCAGCGCGGTCAGCGAAGTAAATGTGGTGAGGTGTCCGAGTGGCTGAAGGAGCACGCCTGGAAAGTGTGTATACGGCAACGTATCGGGGGTTCGAATCCCCCTCTCACCGCCACATTCCAAAGAAGAGCCTGAACGAAAGTTCAGGCTTTTTTTTTGCATATTGCACTGCGAGAGGGGGTGAGAAGCTCCGCCGGGGTTCGACAGCGCAACGCGATGGACAGCGGAGCTTGCGACGCTGCCCGCAGGGTGAGCGCAGCGAATCCATCCCCCTCTCACCGCCACATTCCAAAGAAGAGCCTGAACGAAAGTTCAGGCTTTTTTTTGCATATTGCACTGCGAGAGGGGGTGAGAAGTCTGTCTGCTTAAGGGGCTTCCGCGCAGCGGGCCACCGAATCCCGGCTTACCAGCGTCCCCTGATGCGAAAACAGGATGCTCTCTTCAGGCCGCAAAATAATTTCCATCGCGTCACGGATCATCTCATCTACTGGAACATGAATGGTCGTTAAGGAGGGCGTGTAGTACTTTCCTATCACCGCATCATCGAAACCAGCAAGCGAGATCGCTTCCGGCACGCTTTTACCCGCCTCCTGAAAGGCTTTTGCCAGACCAATCGCCATATCGTCATTGGCGGCCAGCACACAGGTAAACGCCACGTTCCGCCCCAGCAGCTCACATCCGGCCGCGTAACCGCTCCCGGTACTCCAGGCACCCTGCACCACCAGTTGCGGATCCAGACTGATGCCCGCCTTCTGCAGCGCATGACGGTAGCCCGCTAAACGCTGCTCGCCGGTCGGTGAGCCAGGGCTTCCCGTGACAAAGGCGATCCGGGTATGTCCCAGCGCCAGTAAATGCGCCATCATCTCTTCACTGCTCCGCCGGTGATCAGTAAACACGCAGCGATTGCGGTTTCGGATGAGTTCGCGGTTGATTACCACTATCGGCGTCTGGTTCTCATCAATAATCTCATCCAGTTCGCTGACCGACAGATATTTGGGATAGATCATGATGGCTTCGCAGCGCAGTTCAAGGAGTAATCCAATCGCCCCACGCTCATCCTGCGCACTGTGTTTCCCGTCCGCAAGCACCAGCTGGCGGTTGTGTTTTTCGCTGAGGGTGGCCGCCTGATAAACCATCCCCGAAAAGAACGGGCCGTTGTAGAGCGCGTTGGTAATGACCAGCCCGATCGAATGGGTGGCATTATTGGACAGATTACGCGCCAGTCGATTGGGCCGATAGCCGGTCTCCGCCACCGCCTGCAAAATTCTGGCTTTCACCTCTTCCCGCACAAAGACTTTGCCGCTCAGTGCGCGTGAAACGGTCGCTTTGGACACGCCGGCCAGTCTGGCGACATCCAGTATGGTTACCATTCAACACCTCAATCAATGGATGAGTCACATCAGGCCCGTCTGAACCAGTGAATAGAGCGCCAGGAGACGCGCAGCCGTTGAAGCCTGCGCATCCCGCCCTGGCGTGTAGACGTTTATGCCAGCGACATCAGAGGCACACCAGTGCTGACAGCCCCCTGAGACCGATACTTCGTCAACGTGAATGCCTCGCTGTTCACGACCAGAACCGGCGTCGTCAGGTCATAACCTTGGCGTTCGATACTGGCTTGATCAAACTCAAGCAGTGGCGTTCCCGCGCTGACCACGTCGCCCTCTTTCACTAACGGATGAAAATGTTCGCCCTGCAGCTCAACGGTATTTAAGCCAACATGGATCAGTAACTCCGCACCATTTTCGCAGACTAAGCCAATGGCATGATGCGAAGGAAGCAGTGTTGCGACCGTCGCTTTGCACGGCGCCACCACCTTCCCCTCGTCAGGCTTAATCGCGAGTCCGTCGCCCAGGAATTTCCTGGCAAAGGTTTCATCCGCCACGCTCTCCAGCACAACAACGTTGCCTTTTAACGGGCTGAGGATGTCCATGCCGCCGGATAATGCGGCGTCCGGGGCGGTCCGGGTTCTGACCTCTGGTGACGGGATCGCGTTCTCATTGACGGGATCGTCAAAACCTACAAACTGCACCATCAGAATCGTCAGTACAATCGTGGTCCCGGCACCTGCCAGCTCACCCATAAACGACATGGGCGCCGCAGGGCTGATGGCATTAACCAGCGTAAACAGGCCCGGCAATGCTGCATAGGCGTAGTAGAGGCTGCCGAACAGGCTGGCAACCACCGCCCCGATCGCTCCACCGATGCAGCCACAAATAAAGGGTTTTTTAAACCGCAGCGTCACGCCATAAATGGCCGGTTCGGTGATACCGAAAACAGCGGTAATACCGGCAGACAGGGAGGTAGCTTTTAACTGCGTGTTGCGGGTTTTCAGGAACACGCCAAATACGGCGGCCATCTGACCGATAACCGCAATCGTCTGGTAAGCCTGAAAAGAGTCATACCCCTGCGTGTCGAAGTTCGCCATGATGACGGGCGTAATGCCCCAGTGAACCCCAAAAATAACGATAATCTGCCACACCCCACCAATCACCGCCGCCGCCACTGGCGGAGCCGCCTGGAACAGGGCGTTGTAACCACCCGCGACACCCATTGCGGCCCAGGTGGTAATCGGACCGATCACAATCAGCGTCAGCGGTACGATAACCACAAAACAGATCAGAGGCGTAAAGAGCGGGCTGACCACCTCTGGTATCCACTTCTCCACACGGCGTTCAAACAGGGAAAGCGCCCAGACCAGAAACAGCGGCGGTAAAACCGACGAGGTGTAGACCGTTTCGGAGAGTGGAAAGAAGAGGAAACGGATACTCTCCCCGCCGGCGATCCGTCCGGCCAGGGTCGCCCAGTCCGGACTGATCAAGGCACAACAGCAGAGTACGGCAATAAAGGGATTACATTTGAAATGCCGGGCTGCCGTCATGCCGATAAAGACCGGCAGAAAAGCGAACGGGGTCCAGGACATAAAGTTGAGCACAGCGAAGGTGCCCGTCGTTTTGACATCAGCATCAATCAGCGTGACAACAATCAGCAGCCCCTGCAGGATCCCTGCCGCCGCCAGGATATAAACGATAGGAGCGAAGACTGCCGACATAGTGGCGATCACTGCATCCAGCCTGCGCGTTTTCGTCGGCTGGCTGTCAGCGGGGCCACTCTCTTTCACCAGGCCCGACATCGCATTAAAGAGATCGGCGACATGTGTGCCGATAACCACCTGAAACTGCCCACCGCTCTCCACCACCGCAATCACGCCCGGCAGACTCTGTACCTTCTGCTTCGCTTCCGTCGGGGTTTCATTCAGCACCAGCCTCAGGCGGGTGGCACAGCGACTGAAACTGACGATATTCTTCTCCCCACCCACTTCCCGGAGGATGTCACTGGCTAACCTGTTGTAATCCCTGATAACAGCCATGCAGTTTTTCCTTCTTCATTCAGTAATTGCGTCTAACAAAAGGCGAGACTGCCTCTGTAGCTATCCGGAACAATGACCATGCAACCGGTTTCACCGTACCCCGTAACAGCAGCCATGCAACCGGTTTCATAAGAATGTGGGAGTCACTTCACCTATTTCATGGCAGGTAAAGCGCAGATCTGTGATCGGATCGATCTGTGCGCGTTAACGCGGCTCTCCCTGCGTCAGCAGCAACGCCGTGAGAGACGAATATCGCTGAGCTATCCGGGAGAAAGGGGTTAAAGGCGGTTTCAGCGGCGGACTGAAATCATCACGCCCGGCTGGAGGGGCCACGTAAAAACCGGAAGCTGCCCGGCGAAAAGAACGCTTTTCATTGACGCTGACGGCGTTCAGCCTGACGCTTCTGACCGTGAAAACTTACTGCGATTAAAAAAAGAAAACCCGGCCGGAGCCGGGTTTGGGCGCTACACTTCTTACTCAATCAAACGCTAGCTATACGCGTGCAGGGTGCGCTGACACAGCGCAGACCGCACACAATCCTCTTTGCCGAAGCGGACAATGCCAACCATCTCGTCCTCTTCAAAACGCGCCAGCGCGTCCGCGAGACCAGAAGGCACCCCAGCGGGCAAGTCGCACTGGGTAATATCGCCGTTAACGATGACCGTGACGTTTTCGCCCAGTCGGGTCAGGAACATTTTCATCTGCGCGGCGGTGACGTTCTGCGCCTCATCCAGAATCACCACGGCATTTTCAAAAGTACGTCCTCGCATATAGGCGAAGGGCGCAATCTCGACCTTGGCGATTTCCGGACGCAGACAATATTGCATAAATGATGCGCCAAGACGTTTAACCAGAATGTCATAGACCGGACGGAAATAAGGGGCGAATTTCTCAGAAATATCACCGGGCAGGAATCCCAAATCCTCATCTGCCTGAAGTACCGGGCGCGTAACAATAATCCTGTCGATATGCTTATGAATCAGGGCCTCAGCCGCTTTCGCGGCGCTTATCCAGGTTTTACCGCATCCGGCTTCACCGGTTGCGAAGATCAGCTGCTTGGTTTCTATGGCGTTAAGATAGTGCGCCTGAGCTTCATTACGGGCCTCAATCGGTAAGCGGTCACGCGTGTCGCGCGCCATGCCGATTGCGTCCAGTCCACTCATATGCACCAGCGAAGTGACCGACTCTTCTTCACGCTGACGGTGACTCCGCGAGTCACTGCGAAGCACTCTTCTTGCTTCACGACGTGCTTTGATCACTGCTTTCTGTCTTCCCATAGTGGCACCTTTCAGTTGGTTTCATTTCCCGCGTCAGGCGCGTAGCCCGTTGCGATTACGTGAACGCTTTAGAGGTTTCAGTTGGCTTCCTTCAGAGCCATGACAGAACAGGATAATGGGTATGCAGCCGCGCACAGACGTTGCTGAACACCGGATAATACAGGTTGCAGAACAAAAGAAAGGGTTGAAGAAAGGGAGAGATTACGAGGCAGAATTGCCCTCGCGTTCAGGCGCAATTTATTTAACGGCAGTGACTTTCCAGAAAAGAATCGACCCATGCGCGAACTCCAGTGTGATACAGCAACACATCCGATTACGCCTGTTTAATAAAGTGCACCATTTTGTTGGGCCTTTGCAACTCTAATTTTATCTGCTGGCAAAGGAATTGCTAATCGCAGGTAAACATTTCTTTTTCGATAAAATGTAAAACTGAATAATTACAATGTCTTGGTTTATTTCGGGGTGGCTGACAATCTGTGTAATCTCAGTAAAAACTCACCGCGTCACGCGCATAAACCGGTAATGACGGGCGGCCGGTCAACGGCACGCCCGTTGTGATGATATTTTAATCAGGCTTCCAGCAGCGACTGCCCTAAATAATGGCTCGCGTCGGGGACGCCGGGCAGCGCAAAAAAATAACCGCCGCCAAAAGGCCGGATATATTCTTCCAGCGCCTCACCATTCAGACGCTGCTGAACCGTGAGAAAGCCGCGCTCCAGATCGTGCTGATAGCAGACAAACAGCAGGCCCATATCCAGTTGTCCGGCGGCGGAGATCCCTGCCGAGTAACTGTAGCCACGGCGCAGCATCAGACTGCTGGCTGTCTCCGGCGTTCGGGGATTGGCGAGACGGATGTGGGCATCCAGCGCGATCACCTCGCCGTCCGGGTCTCGGGCGTAATCCGGCACGTCATGTTCATGCTGCATTCCCAGCGGTGCGCCGCTCAGCTTCTCCCGGCCAAAGATAGTCTGCTGCTCACCCAGCGGGGTGCGGTCCCACATTTCCACATGGAAGCGGATTAATCGCACAGCCTGATAGCTGCCGTCGCGCGCCCAGGCGGGCTCCTGCTGATCGGCCGTTACCCAGAGCAGCTGATTCATCAGCGCCGGATCGCGGGTATCGGGGTTGGCCGTGCCATCTTTGAAACCCAGCAGGTTGATCGGCGTCTCCTGCCCCTGACTGCGCGCAGCATGTTCAGAGATAAAGCCTTCACGCCGCCAGCGTACGCCGAGCAGGTCAGGCGTGTGTTTGATGATGTCACGCAGAGCATGGATCACCGTATCCTGGGTGTTGGCGCAGATCTGCAATAGCAGGTCGCCATGACACTGGCTGGCATCAAGCGAATCGTTAGGAAAGCGCGTCATCGGCTGCAGCTTTGCCGGCTTGTGCGGGGCCAGCCCGAAACGTTCGTCAAACAGGGAGTGACCCACAGAAACGGTTATCGTCAGGTTATCCGGCGCGATCGTCGGCCCCAGAATGCCGGAATCCATCGGCGGCAGCTGCGGATTTTTCACCACCGGTGCCGGTCCGCCGTGGGTCAGAAAGGCGATGCGCTGGGTCAGCAGACGAAACAGACGCACCAGCTCCGCCTTATCGCTGCTGAGCAGGTCAAACGCCACCAGCATCATTGAGGCCTGCTGCGGCGTCGTGATGCCCGCCTGATGCTGACCGTAAAACGGCTGACTCTGCTGCCGTGCCTGCGGTGTGACGGTGCCCGGTGAAAAATTATCAGCGCGGGCGGCGTGGAACGGACAGCCACCGCCCAGGGCCGCTGCGCCGCCCAGCAGCCCCAGCCCTTTTAATAAACGACGACGCGCAGGCTGCGCGTCATCTTCCTTACGACTCATGATTAATCCAGACCCAGAGTGCCACGAAGTAATGAAAGATCTTCCGCCAGCGCGGTGATCGGCCCTTTCAGCGCATTACGGTCGGCGCTGGTCAGTTTCTCGTAAGATTCGAAGCCGCTAGCCGTGCGGTACTTGCTCAGTATCGCATCCACTTTCTTAAAGTTAGCATCCACTTTCGCCAGCAACGCCGGGTTCTCTTTACCGATCAGCGGACGCAGCAGTTCAACAATTTTCTGCGCGCCGTCGATGTTGGCCTGGAAGTCCCACAGGTCGGTGCGGCTGTAACGATCTTCCTCACCGGAAATTTTGCTGGAGGCCACCTCTTCGATCAGGCCCGCTGCACCGCCGACCACTTTGGCTGGCGGAAA is part of the Pantoea sp. Ep11b genome and harbors:
- the otsB gene encoding trehalose-phosphatase gives rise to the protein MNQVADPHPSYPTLAGGEYAFFFDVDGTLAAIQSRPEAVFIPEQVIAQLQQLSAHAQGALALVSGRPITQLDALAAPWQGPAAGVHGAERRNAEGQLQRISLPVEVEQALRTELQDAMAAWPGTQLEVKGMAFALHYRQAMQHEQDVLRLAEQSVKRFPGLALQPGKCVVEIKPQGIDKGAAISDFMQQPPFAGRTPVFIGDDLTDEKGFAAVNARQGISIKVGEGATQAHYRLKDVNAVYGWLEKTLLLSEQDNVGKEFRL
- the eptA gene encoding phosphoethanolamine transferase EptA, with translation MAFTLKRPLISRLSLLIVAAIYIAVCLNIAYYRQVLAVMPLDSLRTTLVFLSMPLVAFSVINIVLTLASFLWLDRLLAALFILVSASAQFFIQTYHIVIDRSMITNMMDTTASETFALITPQLIFTLLTSGVLMALLVFWPRVKRQQWRGMLVRLLSVVLSAALIVLVALLFYKDYASLFRNNRELVKALSPSNSIAATLSWYKHQELQNVPLVRIGEDAHLLPDHSTGKPQLTILVLGETSRAQNFSLGGYARLTNPLLAKDDVIYFPHTTSCGTATAVSVPCMFSNMPRAHYDDVLAAHQEGLLDVIQRAGIRVLWNENDGGCKGACDRVPHQDMTSLNLPGMCIDGECYDDVLFHGLETYISQLKGNAVIVLHTIGSHGPTYSHRYPPQLRQFAPTCDTNQIQDCSQQQLINTYDNTILNVDHIVDKAIGILRAHQDRFTTSLVYLSDHGESLGENGAYLHGLPYAIAPDTQKHVPLLLWLSQDYQQRFAVNRSCLNKLAATDDFSQDNLFSTLLGLTGTATHEYVPADDILTSCRSQP
- the pmrA gene encoding two-component system response regulator PmrA, with product MKILIVEDDALLLQGLMLALEGEGYVCDGVSRVRDAEAHFASGLYSLVVLDLGLPDEDGLHFLIRLRRQKKMTPVLILTARDTISERIAGLDAGADDYLIKPFSLDELLARIRALIRRNVNQGDTQVRVGALALDMTHRQISLSDVLLDLTPKEFAILSRLMLKAGNPVHREILYQDIYNWETEPSTNTLEVHIHNLRDKIGKSAIRTVRGFGYALVTQDALREAT
- the pmrB gene encoding two-component system sensor histidine kinase PmrB, whose amino-acid sequence is MIRRFDHRSMRFRLILTIGLILLVFQVISVVWLWHESKEQIQFLVEAHLQKRNMDSNVEREVREAVASLAVPSLVMITLTLLLCYQAVKWITRPLYRLQRELESRSEENLDPVACHSQVQEIDAVTQAINQLVARLNSSLERERLFTADVAHELRTPLAGLRLHLELIERHSDVKVQPLVQRLDQMTHSVSQLLSLARAGQSFTSGTYQNVGLIEDVILPMEAELSIMLEAHQQTLLLDLPQEHFVRGDATLLKMLLRNLVENAHRYSPENSTISVHLLASPQPMMVVEDQGPGIDESKSGELSKAFIRMDSRYGGIGLGLSIVSRIVQLHRFKFFLENRRDQSGCRAVVRF
- a CDS encoding flavin reductase family protein, producing the protein MSPRMHKYAFPVSKARKYLEPGPVLLLSSQYQDHHDIMTLGWHTVLEFSPSLVGCMIAGVNHSHELIRHSGQCVLNIPSASLINEVVAIGNSHGDRLDKFSAFNLTPEPAQVVNAPMIAECFASFECQLYDDAMVDRYNLFVFEIVKAHVAEQPEYPATLHYTGEGRFSVMGDKMLDKSGDFKPEMLF
- the msrA gene encoding peptide-methionine (S)-S-oxide reductase MsrA translates to MAIEYAVIAGGCFWCTEAVFKDVIGVESVESGYTGGARPNPTYEQVCSGATGHAEAIRIGFDPEKVSFGDLLDISFVTHDPTQLNRQGNDIGTQYRSAIFPANAEQEAEARAAIARAQADHEVPIVTTIEPLKEWYPAEAYHQDYWEGAGQRNGYCMAVIPPKLQKLRKSFANRVKS
- a CDS encoding LacI family DNA-binding transcriptional regulator, translating into MVTILDVARLAGVSKATVSRALSGKVFVREEVKARILQAVAETGYRPNRLARNLSNNATHSIGLVITNALYNGPFFSGMVYQAATLSEKHNRQLVLADGKHSAQDERGAIGLLLELRCEAIMIYPKYLSVSELDEIIDENQTPIVVINRELIRNRNRCVFTDHRRSSEEMMAHLLALGHTRIAFVTGSPGSPTGEQRLAGYRHALQKAGISLDPQLVVQGAWSTGSGYAAGCELLGRNVAFTCVLAANDDMAIGLAKAFQEAGKSVPEAISLAGFDDAVIGKYYTPSLTTIHVPVDEMIRDAMEIILRPEESILFSHQGTLVSRDSVARCAEAP
- a CDS encoding glucose PTS transporter subunit IIA, which encodes MAVIRDYNRLASDILREVGGEKNIVSFSRCATRLRLVLNETPTEAKQKVQSLPGVIAVVESGGQFQVVIGTHVADLFNAMSGLVKESGPADSQPTKTRRLDAVIATMSAVFAPIVYILAAAGILQGLLIVVTLIDADVKTTGTFAVLNFMSWTPFAFLPVFIGMTAARHFKCNPFIAVLCCCALISPDWATLAGRIAGGESIRFLFFPLSETVYTSSVLPPLFLVWALSLFERRVEKWIPEVVSPLFTPLICFVVIVPLTLIVIGPITTWAAMGVAGGYNALFQAAPPVAAAVIGGVWQIIVIFGVHWGITPVIMANFDTQGYDSFQAYQTIAVIGQMAAVFGVFLKTRNTQLKATSLSAGITAVFGITEPAIYGVTLRFKKPFICGCIGGAIGAVVASLFGSLYYAYAALPGLFTLVNAISPAAPMSFMGELAGAGTTIVLTILMVQFVGFDDPVNENAIPSPEVRTRTAPDAALSGGMDILSPLKGNVVVLESVADETFARKFLGDGLAIKPDEGKVVAPCKATVATLLPSHHAIGLVCENGAELLIHVGLNTVELQGEHFHPLVKEGDVVSAGTPLLEFDQASIERQGYDLTTPVLVVNSEAFTLTKYRSQGAVSTGVPLMSLA